The nucleotide sequence TCACCCACAACAATAGGAATTCCGTTATCTCCACCTTCTCGCAGAGAGATTTCTAGAGGGACACAACCGAGTAGGGGTACCTGTAATTCACGGGCGGTTTTTTCGCCCCCGCCGGAACCAAATAAATCATAACTACGCTCCGGAAGGTCTGGAGGGATAAAGTAGCTCATATTTTCTACGATTCCCAATACATTAACCCCGAGTTGTTGAAACATTTTTAAGCCGCGACGGGCATCTTGTAAAGACACGGTTTGAGGTGTGGTGACGATAACGGCCCCGGCCATGGGTACTGCTTGGGCTAGGGTTAATTGAGCATCACCGGTTCCGGGGGGCATATCCACCACGAGATAATCTAGATTTCCCCAGTTAACCTGATACAAAAATTGACGAATAATGCCATTGAGCATGGGGCCGCGCCAGATTACGGGTTGATCCGGATTGATTAAAAACCCCATAGAAACCATTTTTACGCCGTGATTAAAGGCTGGTTCTAAGATATCGCCGTTTGCGCCTTGCTTGACTTGTATTTGAGCCTCGGTTAACCCTAGCATGGTTGGGGTATTGGGTCCGTAGATATCGGCATCTAATAGACCCACTTTTGCGCCGGCTTTGGCTAAAGCTACGGCTACATTCACCGAGATGGTGCTTTTTCCTACTCCTCCTTTACCACTGGAGATAGCGAGAATATTTTTAATGCCGCCAACGGATTGTTTATCGGGTAAGGATTTTTGCTGAGGGGTTTCGGCGGTTACTTCTACTTGAACTTTTTCGACTCCGGGTAATTGTTTGACGGCTTTTTGACAGTCTTCAACGATAAATTCTCGTAGCGGACAGGCCGGCGTGGTTAATACTAGGGTAAAGCTGACGGTTTCTCCTTCTATCTTGACATTACGGATCATATTGAGGTCCACCAAACTTTTTTGCAGTTCAGGGTCTTGAACTGGACGTAGGACTTCTAAGATCGTTTCTGTATTTAGCATAATTTTTCTCCTTTACCCAGTCATTACGGGGATTAGCTGTAGGGATATTTTTAATGTTTTCTTCCATAAAAATTAACCTTTTCTAGACCATCATATCAGATCGGTGATCCAATCCTGGTTAGGAAAAGCAAATATTTATTAGCTAACCATCTCAATGATGGCTAAGCGTTCTGTTTTTGTTGCCGGGCAAGGGGTTAACACTGCTTGCTGATTTTTATAAGGGGCTATTTTTCGGATTTTCGTCCACTCAAATTTTTAGAAAATACATCTTTCTCTTGAGAGAGTTTTTAGGTTTTTTGTTAATGAAGGTTTGAGCTTTATCATTGATTGGGTGTCAATTTTTCCCTCAGTGGTCTATTAGATTGTTAATACACCTTAGTTATCGTTAATAGGCACGCTTTCAAACCAGAACATTTTTACCAAGCTCGCTTTTAAAAACAGTTAGTTAGGAAATTTTAGACGATTAATGGTTCTCTGTGGTATTTTAGACTATCGCTCTAAACGACTCGTTCGGCTGCATCGGCTAATTCTCTGGCCACTTGCATCGAATAGGGTTTAATCCACCACCAGATCAGAGGAGATAACCATCCGCGCAGAGTCACCGAGTAGGAAATATAAGTTCCGCACAAAGTTGATTCTACCTGATAAGTGATCTTTTGTTCCATGCCTGGAATAGCCAAAACCCGCAAACTCAATAACTCGCCCGGGCGGACATTTTCCACAAACAGACGGATAGGGATGGGAGTTAAGCGAGTTACAGCCTGATAAATTAAGCCAGGTTTAGCAATTAATCCTAAAGGAACATTAGTTTTTGAAAAGAGCGGATGCCAGGATACATCCGCTAAATTAATCAATTTTTGCCAGAGTATATCTATGGGGGCTGTACTGACAACCCGATAAGTTTTATAGAGGGAAAATTTACAGGTCAGTTTCCCTTTAGCCGCAATCAGTTTAAAAGAAAAATTGAGAATCACCTTCCGCCTCCCGCACTCAATGCTTGGGCAAATTTAATATTGTAAAATATTCCGTGTCTTTTTATTAAGATACATTTTTATTTTTAACTTATCTGCTCCATTAAGCCGTAGATTGATAAAGTGATGACTTTTTAACTTCGTCTGATGATCAGGGCAGACGACTGTAATCTAACTGTTTCGCGTATCTAGAACGAAAATTATGACCGTTGTGACAACAGATGTAACCCCCTCAAAAGAAAATTTATTTCCTCCGGCAGATGCTAAAGAGCGAGTCAGCCAATTCATGAAAAGTTTACAGGATGAAATCTGTCAAGGTCTAGAAGAACTTGATGGGACCGGCAAGTTTCGAGAAGATAGTTGGAACAGAGAAGAAGGGGGTGGAGGTCGTTCCCGGGTCTTGCGTGACGGGGGAGTTTTGGAGCAAGGGGGTGTAAATTTTTCAGAGGTTTGGGGTAAACAATTACCTCCTTCTATTTTAAAGCAGCGCCCAGAAGCTGAGGGTCATGAATTTTATGCCACCGGCACCTCACTGGTTTTACATCCCCGCAATCCTTATATTCCCACTGTTCACCTCAATTATCGCTATTTTGAAGCGGGGCCGGTCTGGTGGTTTGGAGGTGGGGCTGATTTAACTCCCTATTACCCTTATGCTGAAGATGCCGCCCATTTTCACCGTACTTTTAAAGCGGCTTGTGATCAGCATCATCCAGAGTATTATCCGGTCTTTAAGCGCTGGTGTGATGAATATTTTTATCTCAAGCATCGAGGAGAAACCCGAGGAATCGGTGGTTTATTTTTTGATTATCAAGATGGGTTAGATCCCCTTTATCGTGGGCCTCATGCCGATCAAGGTGCGGCTATCTATAGTCAGCAACTTCCTCCCCAATCTCCTCGTACATGGGAGCAGTTATTTGCTTTTGTCAACGATTGTGGTCGGGCCTTTTTACCAGCTTATGTTCCCATCGCCCAAAGACGCAAAAACACGGAATATGGAGATAGAGAAAGACAGTTTCAATTGTATCGTCGGGGCCGCTATGTAGAATTTAATTTGGTCTATGACCGAGGAACGATTTTTGGCTTACAAACAAATGGTCGTACTGAGTCGATTTTGATGTCTCTACCGCCTTTGGTTCGTTGGGAATATTGTTATACTCCTGAACCCAATACCCCAGAAGCCGAATTGTATGAACGATTTTTAGTTCCTCAAGATTGGGCAAATTGGAATAAATAATCATATTTTCGTTGCTTTCAATTAAATTAATAAAGTATAATTAAATTAGCTATTATTTTTGACCTTATTCTGGCAAAAT is from Gloeothece verrucosa PCC 7822 and encodes:
- a CDS encoding Mrp/NBP35 family ATP-binding protein, which codes for MLNTETILEVLRPVQDPELQKSLVDLNMIRNVKIEGETVSFTLVLTTPACPLREFIVEDCQKAVKQLPGVEKVQVEVTAETPQQKSLPDKQSVGGIKNILAISSGKGGVGKSTISVNVAVALAKAGAKVGLLDADIYGPNTPTMLGLTEAQIQVKQGANGDILEPAFNHGVKMVSMGFLINPDQPVIWRGPMLNGIIRQFLYQVNWGNLDYLVVDMPPGTGDAQLTLAQAVPMAGAVIVTTPQTVSLQDARRGLKMFQQLGVNVLGIVENMSYFIPPDLPERSYDLFGSGGGEKTARELQVPLLGCVPLEISLREGGDNGIPIVVGDPTSASAKALTAIAQQIAAKVSISALV
- the hemF gene encoding oxygen-dependent coproporphyrinogen oxidase; the encoded protein is MTVVTTDVTPSKENLFPPADAKERVSQFMKSLQDEICQGLEELDGTGKFREDSWNREEGGGGRSRVLRDGGVLEQGGVNFSEVWGKQLPPSILKQRPEAEGHEFYATGTSLVLHPRNPYIPTVHLNYRYFEAGPVWWFGGGADLTPYYPYAEDAAHFHRTFKAACDQHHPEYYPVFKRWCDEYFYLKHRGETRGIGGLFFDYQDGLDPLYRGPHADQGAAIYSQQLPPQSPRTWEQLFAFVNDCGRAFLPAYVPIAQRRKNTEYGDRERQFQLYRRGRYVEFNLVYDRGTIFGLQTNGRTESILMSLPPLVRWEYCYTPEPNTPEAELYERFLVPQDWANWNK